The genomic window TGATTATTGTGCTGGCTATTTTCGGCGCACGTGTCTATAAGGGAGGAGTTTTGATGTACGGAAAATCGAATTCATTTAAAGATATTAAAAAAGCATTGCAATTATCGAAAAATGATTAAATTACAAGCGGTGAAATTCTAAACTTGAAGCTTGCTGAACCGGCAGGCTTCTTTTTTTTCAAAAAATAATCCAAAATTGAGACAGAACGTGCATTCGCTTTTTATAAATGCTACAATGGTAGAAAAGTGGACGAAAGGAAGTTGTGATGAAAGAAGTAACATTTATTCATGCTGCCGACCTGCATTTAGACAGTCCGATGACAGGTTTAAAACATTTGCCGAAGCAAATTTTTCAAAGGCTGCATGAAAGCACGTTTCACGCTTTCAGAAAGGTGATTGATGCTGCCATAACGTATAATGTTGATTTTGTCGTTTTAGCAGGCGACTTATATGATGAGGAAAATCGCAGCCTTCGCGCACAAGTCCGTTTTCGCAAAGAAATGGAGCGACTGGTTGAGCGAAATATTCCTGTCTATATCGTTCATGGGAATCACGACCATTTGGGAGGAACGTGGCCTCATTTTCATTTGCCTGATAATGTACATATTTTTAAAAACCATGTTGAATCGAAAGATTTTCAAAAAAGCGATGGAACGACCGTCCGCCTCTACGGTTTCAGTTATCCAGACCGCCACGTGTATGAACGAATGACCACTCACTATAAAAAAGAGGAAGGCGCTGATTTTCATATCGGAATTCTCCATGGATATCATGAAGGAAGCAGTGAGCACGGAAGGTATGCTCCTTTTCATTTAAAAGAACTGCTTGAAAAACAGTTTGATTATTGGGCCCTAGGCCACATACATAAGAGGTCTGTTTTATCTGAATTTCCACCTGTTTTGTATCCAGGCAATATTCAGGGACGGAATAAAAAAGAAACAGGTGTTAAAGGGTGTTATTTTGTTTCGCTCACTGAACATGACGCGAGTTTGCGATTTATTGAAACTGCTGATGTGATTTGGGAAGAAGTAAAAGCGGATGCGGAACATATTGATTCTGTTCATGAACTTTATGAATTTTGCAGGAAAACAATGGATGAATATCGCCGGGAAGGGACCGGAACCCTTTTACATCTATCCTTAACAAACGTCAAGATTGATGGGATGCAGACACAATTGTCTGAATGGCTGGAACTGTTTCAGGAAGAGGAAAAAGATGAAGCCTCATTTGTATGGCCGGTAAAGATAGAAGTGGAGGAAAAGGCTAATTGGGAGCGGAGCCAATTGTCTTCGGAGGCGGACTTTTATCGCGAGCTTTTCGAGGCAATTGACGAGTACAGCGATATAGAGGAATGCCTTTCTCCGTTATATCAACATCCTGCTGCACGTAAATATTTAAATGCCTTGGATGAACAAGAGAGAATAAGTCTGATAAGAGAAGCTGAGGATTTGCTAATTAGAAGCTTAATACGTCCTGAATGAGAAAAGAGGCGGTTTTATGAAGATTGATGAAATACATATTTACGGCTATGGAAAATTTGAAAATGTGAAAATCTCAAATTTGGGCGAATTCCAAGTATTTTACGGTGAGAACGAAGCAGGGAAATCAACGATCATGTCGTTTATTCACAGCATCTTATTTGGTTTTCCTACAAAACAGCAATCAGAACGCAGGTACGAACCAAAACAATCAGCAAAATATGGCGGACAACTAACCGTCATTTTAAACGATGGGAAAAAAGCAATTATTGAACGAGTAAAAGGAAAAGCAACAGGTGATGTCAGTGTTTTGCTTGATGATGGAACACGAGGCGGAGAAGAGCTGTTGAAAAAGTTGCTTTTACATATTGATAAAAGCTTATTTCAGTCCATTTTTTCTTTTAATCTCCACGGTTTGCAAAATGTCCATCAACTAAAAAGCGAGGATCTTGGAAAGTTTTTATTCTCAGCGGGAACGTTAGGTTCAGACCGTTTGCTGACGGTAGAAACTGATCTTCAAAAAGAGCTGGATGCCCGTTTTAAACCGAGCGGCAAAAAGCCTTCTATAAATGAAAAACTGAAAGAACTGCGGCAATTGCACGGAGAATTGAAAAGAGCAGAACAGCAAAATGAACAATATTGGAACCTTCTTCAGCAAAAAAACACTCATGAATATAAGATTGCTTTATTGGAGAACGAAGCGGAACTCTTAAAAAAGAAGCTGGTCTTTCTTGACGAATGGAAAAGGATGCTTCCCCTTATAAAGGAACAGGCGCTTTTGAGAGAAGAGCTTAAGCAGTATAACGATATAGCATTTCCAATCGACGGATTAAAAAGACTGGATTGGCTTGAGCAAAATATACAGCCTCTTGACAGCCGAATAAAAAGTTTAGAGGGAAGAATACAATTGCTGGAAAAAGAAATGGCCGATTTCATTCCTCAAGAAAACCTCATTGAATGTGAAACAGAGATTCTTGCAGCAGTTGAAAACATCCCGCTTTATGAACAGCTAAAAGCGGAAGAAAATCAGATTAAGATCAGGCTTGAGAAAGTGAATGAGGAAATTTCCATTTTAAAGGAACAGCTGCATGCCCAGATTGATGAAGAATGGCTTGGAAATATTAATACGAGTGTATTTATGAAAGAAAAAGCTGCAGACTTACATGTAAAACATCAAAGGTTGAAAGAAAGGCAGCACGAATTGGACTTGCGATTTTCCGAAGAGAAAGATGCGCTGAAAAAAATCGAAGAAACATTGAAAAAGGTTCAAAGCGAGCTTTTACCCGAAAATGAGAGATTAGCATTGAAGGAAAAGCTCGACATCGCAGGTGACAAACGTTTCTATGA from Bacillus methanolicus includes these protein-coding regions:
- a CDS encoding metallophosphoesterase family protein, yielding MKEVTFIHAADLHLDSPMTGLKHLPKQIFQRLHESTFHAFRKVIDAAITYNVDFVVLAGDLYDEENRSLRAQVRFRKEMERLVERNIPVYIVHGNHDHLGGTWPHFHLPDNVHIFKNHVESKDFQKSDGTTVRLYGFSYPDRHVYERMTTHYKKEEGADFHIGILHGYHEGSSEHGRYAPFHLKELLEKQFDYWALGHIHKRSVLSEFPPVLYPGNIQGRNKKETGVKGCYFVSLTEHDASLRFIETADVIWEEVKADAEHIDSVHELYEFCRKTMDEYRREGTGTLLHLSLTNVKIDGMQTQLSEWLELFQEEEKDEASFVWPVKIEVEEKANWERSQLSSEADFYRELFEAIDEYSDIEECLSPLYQHPAARKYLNALDEQERISLIREAEDLLIRSLIRPE